The DNA segment CAGCGTTTCAGTACATCGTTCATTCTTCATCTATTACCAGCGTTTCAGTACATCGTTCATGCTACATCAATCGCCAGCGTTTCAGTTCATCGTTCATTCTTCATCTATTGTCAGCGTTTCAGAAGAACTTTGTTCATACTAAAACCATTACCAGCGTTTCAGTACAACATATTTTATACTTCATGTGTTTATAACAAGCATTTCAATACAGCTTTTCACACTACATTTATTACCACCGTTTCGGTACAACAtcttttatatcatatatatctgtatattgTCAGAGTTTCAGTACAACATATTTCATCGATTACCAGTGTTTTggtaaaacacatttaatactcCATCTTTAATCAGGGTTTAAGTACAAGATCTTTCATACTACATCTTTGAGCAActttcataatttatatattaccAGCTTTCATAATAAACCTATCACCAGATTTTCAGTATAACATCTTTCATTCTACATCCATTACCAGCGTTTCagtacaaaatgttaaaagatcCTCGCCTAACGCATCGAACAGTCCAAACATTCAGAGATCCCCGCCTATCGCATCGAACAGCCCAAACGTTCAGAGATCCCCGCCTGACGCATCGAACAGTCCAAACGTTCAGAGATCCCCGCCTAACGCATCGAACAGTCCAAACGTTCAGAGATCCCCGCCTGACGCATCGAACAGCCCAAACGTTCAGAGATCCCCGCCTGACACATCGAACAGCCCAAACGTTCAGAGATCACCGCCTAACGCATCGAACAGTCCAAACGTTCAGAGATCCCCACCTACCGCATCAAACAGTCCAAACGTTCAGAGATCCCCGCCTAACGCATCGAACAGTCCAAACGTTCAGAGATCCCCGCCGAACGCATCGAACAGTCCAAACGTTCAGAGATCCCCGCCTAACGCATCGAACAGTCCAAACGTTCAGAGATCACCGCCTAACGCATCGAACAGTCCAAACGTTCAGAGATCCCCGCCTAACGCACCGAACAGTCAAAACGTTCAGAGATCCCCGCCTAACGCATTGAACACTCCAAACTAGAAGAGATCCGCGCCTGACGCATTGAACACTCCAAACTAGAAGAGATCCCCGCCGAACGCATCGAACAGTCCAAACGTTCAGAGATCACCGCCTAACGCATCGAACAGTCCAAACGTTCAGAGATCACCGCCTAACGCATCGAACAGTCCAAACGTTCAGAGATCCCCGCCTAACGCACCGAACAGTCAAAACGTTCAGAGATCCCCGCCTGACGCATTGAACACTCCAAACTAGAAGAGATCCCCGCCTGACGCATCGAATACTCCGAACTATAAGAAGTCCACGCCTGACGCATCGAACACTCCAAACTAGAAGAGATCCCCGCCTTACGCATCGAACAGTCCAAACGTTTAGAGAGCCCCGCCTAACGCATCGAACAGTCCAAACGTTTAGAGATCCCCGCCTAACGCATCGAACAGTCCAAACGTTCAGAGATCCCCGCCTAACGCATCGAACAGCCCAAACGTTCAGAGATCCCCGCCTAACGCATCGAACAGTCCAAACGTTCAGAGATCCCCGCCTAACGCATCGAACAGTCCAAATGTTCAGAGATCCCCGCCTTACGCATCGAACAGTCAAAACGTTCAGAGATCCCCGCCTAACGCATCGAACAGTCCAGACGTCCAGAGATCCGCGCCTGACGCATCGAACAGTCAAACTACTAGTATAAGAGTTCCCCGCCTGACGCATCGAACAGTCTAAACTATAAAAGATCCGCGCCTTACGCATCGATCAGTCCAAACTACTAGAATAAGAGTTCCCCGACAAACGCATCGAACAGTTCAAACTGTAAGAGATCCGCACCTGACGCTTCGAACACTTCAAAGCCCCGCCTAACGCATTGAACACTCCAAACTATAAGAGATCCTCGCCTGACGCATGGAACGGTTCAAACTATAATAGATCGCCGCCTGACGCATCGAACGCTCCAAACTTCAAGAGATCCGCGCCTGACGCATCGAACAGTACAAACTATAAGAGATCCCCGACAAACGCATCGAACAGTCCAAATAATAAGAGATCCGCGCCTGACGCATCGAACAGTCTAAGCGTTCACAGATCCGCGCCTAAGATATCGAACAGTCCAAACGTTAAGAGATCCCCGACTAACGCATCGAACAGTTCAAACTTTAAGAGATCAGGGCTTGACGCATCGAACACTCCAAACTATAAGAGATCCTCGCCTGACGCATTGAACGGTTCAAACTGTAAGAGATCCGCGCCTGACGCATTGAATACTCCAAAACCCCGCCTAACGCATTGAACACTCCAAACTATAAGAGATCCTCGCCTGACGAATTGAACGGTTCAAACGTTCAGAGATCCCCGCCTAACGCATTGAACGGTTCAAACGTTCAGAAATCCCCGCCTAACGCATTGAACACTCCAAACTATAAGAGATCCTCGCCTGACGAATTGAACGGTTCAAACGTTCAGAGATCCCCGCCTAACGCATTGAACGGTTCAAACGATCAGAAATCCCCACCTAACGCATTGAACACTCCAAACTATAAGAGTTCCCCGGTTGACGCATCGAACAGTCCAAACGTTTAAAGATCTCCGACTAACGCATCGAACAGTCCAAACTATAAGAGATCCGGGCTTGACGCATCGAACAGTTCAAACTTTAAGAGATCCCCGCTTAACGCATCGAACAGTTCAAACTATAAGAAATCCCCGCCCGTCGCAGTGAACATTCTAAACAATAAGTGATCCCCGCCTTACGCATCGAACAGTCCAAACTATAAGAGATACCCGCCTAACGCATCGAACAGTCCAAACTATAAGTGATCCCCGCCTTACGCATCGAACAGTCCAAATTATAAGAGATCCCCGCCTTACGCATCGAACAGTCCAAACTATAAGAGATCCCCGCCTAACGCATCGAACAGTCCACAGTATAAGGGTTCCCCTTCTTACGCATCGAACAGTCCAAAGTAAAAGAGATCCCCGCCTAACGCATCGAACAGTCCAAAGTAAAAGAGATCCCCGCCTGACGCATCGAGCATTCCAAAGTATAAGAGATCCCCGCCTGACGCATCGAGCAGTCCAAAGCATAAGAGATCCCCGCCTGACGCATCGAACAGTCCAAAGTAAAAGAGATCCCCGCCTGACGCATCGAACAGTCCAAAGTATAAGAGATTACCGCCTGACGCATCGAACAGTCCAAAGTATAAGAGATTACCGCCTGACGCATCGAACAGTCCAAAGTATAAGAGATATCCGCCTGACGCATCGAACATTCCAAAGTATAAGAGTTATCCGCTTGACGCATCGAACATTCCAAAGTATAAGAGATATCCGCCTGACGCATCGAACATTCCAAAGTATAAGAGATCCCCGCCTGACGCATCGAATACTCCGAACTATAAGAAGTCCCCGCCTGACGCATTGAACACTCTAAACTAGAAGAGATCCCCGCCTTACGCATCGAACAGTCCAAAGTATAAGAGATTACCGCCTGACGCATCGAACAGTCCAAAGTAAAAGAGATCCCCGCCTGACGCATCGAACAGTCCAAAGTATAAGAGATTACCGCCTGACGCATCGAACAGTCCAAAGTATAAGAGATTACCGCCTGACGCATCGAACAGTCCAAAGTATAAGAGATATCCGCCTGACGCATCGAACATTCCAAAGTATAAGAGTTATCCGCTTGACGCATCGAACATTCCAAAGTATAAGAGATATCCGCCTGACGCATCGAACATTCCAAAGTATAAGAGATCCCCGCCTGACGCATCGAATACTCCGAACTATAAGAAGTCCCCGCCTGACGCATCGAACACTCCAAACTAGAAGAGATCCCCGCCTTACGCATCGAACACTCCGAACTAGAAGAGATCCCCGCCTTACGCATCGAACACTCCAAACTAGAAGAGATCCCCGCCTTACGCATCGAACACTCCAAACTAGAAGAGATCCCCGCCTTACGCATCGAATACTCCGAACTATAAGAAGTCCCCGCCTGACGCATTGAACACTCCAAACTAGAAGAGATCCCCGCCTTACGCATCGAACAGTCCAAACGTTAAGAGATCCCCGCCTAACGCATCGAATACTCCGAACTATAAGAAGTCCCCGCCTGACGCATTGAACACTCCAAACTAGAAGAGATCCCCGCCTTACGCATCGAACAGTCCAAACGTTAAGAGATCCCCGCCTAACGCATTGAACAGTCCAAACGTTAAGAGATCCCCGCCTAACGCATTGAACAGTCCAAACGTTAAGAGATCCCCGCCTAACGCATTGAACAGTTCAAACTATAAGAGATCCGCGCCTGACGCATCGAACTGTCCAAACTAAAAGAGATCCGCGCCTGGCGCATCGAACAGTTCAAACTATAAGAGATTACCTCCTAACACATCGAACATTTCAAACTATAAGAGATCCGCGCCCGACGCATCGAACAGTCTAAAGTATAAGAAATCCCCGCCTGACGCATCGAACAGCGAACAGTCAAAAGTATAAGAGATATCCGCCTGACGCATCGAACAGTCCACAGTATAAGAGATCCCCGCCTTACGCATCGAACATTCCAAAGTATAAGAGATCCCCGCCTGACGCATCGAGCATTCCAAAGTATAAGAGATCCCCGCCTGACGCATCGAACAGTCCAAAGTAAAAGAGATCCCCGCCTGACGCATCGAACATTCCAAAGTATAAGAGATCCCCGCCTGACGCATCGAGCATTCCAAAGTATAAGAGATCCCCGCCTGACGCATCGAGCATTCCAAAGTATAAGAGATCCCCGCCTGACGCATCGAACAGTTCAAAGTAAAAGAGATCCCCGCCTGACGCATCGAACATTCCAAAGTATAAGAGATCCCCGCCTGACGCATCGAGCATTCCAAAGTATAAGAGATCCCCGCCTGACGCATCGAACAGTCCAAAGTAAAAGAGATCCCCGCCTGACGCATCGAACATTCCAAAGTATAAGAGATCCTCGCCTGACGCATCGAACAGTCCAAACTATAAGAGATTACCGCCTGACGCATCGAACGGTCCAAAGTATAAGAGATATCCGCCTGACGCATCGAACGGTCCAAAGTATAAGAGATATCCGCCTGACGCATCGAACATTCCAAAGTATAAGAGATATCCGCCTGACGCATCGAACATTCCAAACTAGAAGAGATCCCCGCCTGACGCATCGAATACTCCGAACTATAAGAAGTCCCCGCCTGACGCATCGAACACTCCAAACTAGAAGAGATCCCCGCCTTACGCATCGAACAGTCCAAACGTTAAGAGATCCCCGCCTAACGCATTGAACAGTTCAAACTATAAGAGATCCGCGCCTGACGCATCGAACTGTCCAAACTAAAAGAGATCCGCGCCTGGCGCATCGAACAGTTCAAACTATAAGAGATTACCTCCTAACACATCGAACAGTTCAAACTATAAGAGATTACCTCCTAACACATCGAACATTTCAAACTATAAGAGATCTGCGCCTGACGCATCGAACAGTCCAAAGTATAAGAAATCCCCGCCTGACGCATCGAACAGCGAACAGTCAAAAGTATAAGAGATATCCGCCTGACGCATCGAACAGTCCACAGTATAAGAGATCCCCGCCTTACGCATCAAACTGTCCAAAGTATAAGAGATCCCCGCCTAACGCATCGAACAGTCCAAAGTAAAAAAGATACCCGCCTAACGCATCGAACAGTCCAAAGTAAAAGAGATCCCCGCCTGGCGCATCGAACAT comes from the Mya arenaria isolate MELC-2E11 chromosome 13, ASM2691426v1 genome and includes:
- the LOC128215048 gene encoding uncharacterized protein LOC128215048, with the protein product MEGTTCHWSSLIHIRPQTCGPFQVKSVSVQNVKRSSPNASNSPNIQRSPPIASNSPNVQRSPPDASNSPNVQRSPPNASNSPNVQRSPPDASNSPNVQRSPPDTSNSPNVQRSPPNASNSPNVQRSPPTASNSPNVQRSPPNASNSPNVQRSPPNASNSPNVQRSPPNASNSPNVQRSPPNASNSPNVQRSPPNAPNSQNVQRSPPNALNTPN